The following is a genomic window from Geminicoccus roseus DSM 18922.
CGAGACCCTGGAGGGCATCATCGACGAGATCCCCGAGGACCTGCCCTGGATCCTCCGGGTGGATGGCCACACCGACAAGCGCCCGATCAGCACCCCGACCTTCCCGTCGAACTGGGAGCTTTCCACGGCGCGCGCCATCAACGTCGCCCGCTTCCTCGTGGCGAACGGCCTGCCGGCCGATCGCGTCGCCGCCGCCGGATTCGCCGAGTTCCGTCCGATCGACCCGGGCGAGAGCGAGGAAGCCTACCGCCGCAACCGCCGCATCGAACTCCAGCTTACCAATTTCTGAGCAGGCGTCCGGTCGCAGCTTGCGCGGAGCGTGCGACGCCGCAGAATGGGCGTGCTACTCGTGCCCTGTCCCCGGTTGCTCGAACACCGGGGCGGGCACCCGGGGGGAAATCGGCTGGATGGCAGCTTCTTCGCGAACGGCCTCGAAGGTGGAGCGTGAGCCGGATTTCGTCGGCATGGTCGAGCGCCACCGCGAATCACAAGGCTTTTGGGCCAAATGCGCCTTGGTGCTGGCGCTGCTCGGGCTGCTGGTCGCCGGCTACGGCCTGACCGCTGCGGTCGGCTGGCGCTCGGGCACCTTCTGGCTCGGCCTGTTCATCGCCGCCACGGCCGTCTTCCCGATCAGGGAAATGCTGGATCGCCGCGATCGTGCCGCCGAGCTCGAGAACCTGCGCGGCGTGTGGAGGTCGATGATCAAGGCCCCCGATACCACGCCCGCCGACATCGACCGCCTCTCCGGCATCATTCGCAAGACCCACGGCTGACCGGCGGTCGCCGCGCCAGACAACGAGACCAAGAGCAGATGACCCAGGAACGCCGCCTTGCCGATCTCGAGCGCAATTTCGGAGCGTGGGAGCGCAAGAAGCTCCTGCGCACCTCCGCCCTGGTCGCCGTGCCGGTCCTGGTTGCCCTGGGGTATTGGGGATATGGGCGCGTGGAGGTCGAATCGGCGCGCGAATCCGTTGTCTCGCTCACCCAGGCCCTGAACGCGGAGCAGCAGGCGAAGAGCGGCCTGGAAGCGCAGCTCGCCAAGGCAGGCGTGCGCCTGGCCGAGCTCCAGCAATCCGTCGACCAGGTCGGCACCGAACGGGACGAGGCGCGGGCCGCCATCGAGGCCGCCAACGCATCGGCGGCCGGCAAGCTGGCCGAACTCGCCGCCAAGCTGGATGCGGCCAGCGAGCAGGTCCGCCAGCTGACTGCGGAGCGGGACGAACTCGCGGGCCAGCTGGAGCAGGCGACCGCAGCTGCGGCGGCGACCGAGCAGCGGGTCGCCGGGCTGGACCAGCAGATCGCGGAGCTGACCGCCGAGGGCGAGCGGGCCCGGGAAGAGAACAGCCGCGCCATGGCCTCGGTGGCCGACCTGACCCAGGCGCGGGACCAGGCGATCCGGGAGCGTGACGAAGCGCGCGCCGCCGCGGCCAATGCCGCGGAGCTCAGCCAGCGCCTGAGCCAGACCGAGGAGCGCCTCGCCGCCGCTGCCACCGAAATCGCGGCGCTGCAGAAGATCCGCTCGGACATGCAGGCCAGGCTCGATGAGGCCGACGACAGGAGCTTCGCGCTGGAAGACGCCGCCGAGCGTTCGGCGGCGGAGCGGGAGCAGGCGCTGGCCGACGCGCGTGCCCAGATCGCCACGCTCCAGGGGCAGTCGGCGGATCTGCAGGCGCGGCTGGAGGCCGGCACCGCCCGGGTGCAGGAGCTGGAGACCACGGCAGCCAGGCTCGCCGAGGCCAATGCGGCGCTGGAGGAAGCCAATGCAGAGGCCGATGCCCTTCGGGCGCAGGCGGCCGATCTGCGCGAGCAGGCCGCTGCCAGCGCCCGGCGCCTGAGCGAAACGGAAGCCTCTCTCGCCGCCGCCGAGGACGCCCAGGCAGAGCTTGAACAGGCACGCACCCAGGCCCAGTCCCTGGAGGCGCAGGGCAGGGAGCTCCAGGAGCAGCTGGAGCAGGCCAATGCCCGGCTCGCCGAGCTGGAACCGGCGGCCCAGCCGCCCGCCGTCACCGATTCGCAGGCCCTGGAGGAGGCCCAGGCCAACGCGGCTTCCCTGCAGGAACGCCTCCAGGCGCTGCAGGCGCAGGCCGCCGACGATGCCGCGCGGATCGCCCAGCTGGAGCGGACGGCCGAGCAGGGCGAAGCCGCTTCGACCGCCCTGAAGGAGGCGCAGGACCGGGCGGCGTCGCTGCAGGATCAGCTCAGCTCGGTGCAGGCCAGGGCCGATGCCGATGCTGCGCGCATCAGCGAACTGCAGGAGGCCGCCCGCGTGGCGGAGGAAGCCGACGCCGCGCTGAAGGAAGCGCGGAACGACGTCGTCGCCATGCGCGAGCAGATCGACGGGCTGCAGGCCGAGGCAGCCGATCGCCAGGCCCGGCTCGACGAGCTCGAGCGGGCGGCCCAGGAGGCGCGGCAGACCGAGGCTGCACTGGCCGAAGCGCGCTCCCAGGCCGGCTCGCTCCAGGAGCAGGTTGCCTCGCTGGAAGACCAGGTCGCGAGCGGGCGTACCCGGATCGGCGAACTGGAGCAGGCGGCGGCCCGCCTGACCGAGGCCGAAGCGGCTCTGACGGATGTTCGTGCTCAGGCGACAGCACTCGAAGAGCGCGCCACCGAGACGCAGGAGCGGCTCGATGCCGCCAACCGCCGGGTGGCCGAACTGGAGCAGGGTGCGGTGCAGGCCGCCGAGACGGCGGCAGCCCTGGAGGAGGCCCGGGCCCAGGCGCGCACCCTGCAGCAGCAGAACGCGCAGCTGCAGGACCAGCTCCAGGCGCAGGCCAGTCAGGTGACGGCGCTGGAGCAGGCGTCCCGGGAGTCCACCGAGGCGAAGGCGGCACTCGCAGGCGCGCAGGACGAGGTTGCTGCCCTGCAGAAGATCCGTGCCGACATGCAGCGGCAGCTCGACGAGACGACCGACCAGGTGATGAGGCTGGAGGCAGAGGCTGCCGAGGCCGCGACGGCGTCGGGCCAGCTCGAAACCGAGCTGAGGAGCGCCCAGCAGAAGGCCCAGGAGCTGCAGGCCGGCCTGCAGCAGGCCCAGGAAGCAGGCGCCCAGCTCGACGATGCGCGGGCCGAGCTGGAACAGCTGCGGCAGGCGCGCGACCAGATGCAGACCCGGCTGGATGCGGCCGATGCCCAGGTGGCCAGCCTGGGAGAGGCCGCCACCCGAGTCGCATCGCTGGAAGCGGAGCTGGCCGAGACCCGCACCGAGATCCAGGCCCTGGAAGCCGCCCAGTCGTCGCTGCAGGCGGAGCTGGAACAGCGTACCGCCCGGATCGACGAGCTGGAGAAGCAGGTCCAGGCCGGTGACCGGCGCGATCAGGAGCTGCGCGGCGCCGTCCGCAAGGAGGCGGCCGCGCGCGCCGATCTGGAGGCCGAGCGCGAACGGCTGCAGCAGGAGCGGGATCGGCTGCAGGCCAGGATCGAGGAGCTGTCCACGCAGGTCGAGGCCCTGGGCAACGAAGCGCGCGGCTCGCAGGCGATCGCCCTGGTCCAGGCCCAGCTGGCCGACAGCCTGACCAAAGCGGTTCCCACGCCCAAGGAGCTGGAGGAGGGCATCCGGCAACGCACCGCCGAGGACAACGCCAGCCGTGGCATCGTCCTGTCCAGCATCGACGGGACCGAGAACCAGACCCTGCTCGATGGCGGCCGGATCCGCCTGCCGGCCGGCGTCCTGTTCGATTCCGGCAGTGCCGAACTTACCGACGCCGGCAAGGACGCGCTGACGAGCTTCGCCACCCGGATGGCGCGCGTGATCGACGAGATGCCGCCGATGGCCTCGTGGATGCTGCGGGTCGACGGCCATACCGACGCCATGCCGATGCGGCCCGGCAGCGCCTGGCGCGACAACCTGCAGCTTTCCACGGCCCGCGCCGCGGCGGTGGCAAGGTTCCTGATCGATGCCGGGTTGCCGGCCGAACGGATCGTCCCGGCCGGCTTTGGCGCCTCGCGACCCGCGGTTCAGGGCACCGATGCGGAGGCGAACGCCCAGAACCGCCGGATCGAGATCACCTTGTCGTCCCGCTGACCGATCACGCGCCCGGCGGTCGCCCGGAGCATCCCGGGAAGCCGCCGGCCGGGTTCAGGCGACCGGGAGGGAACTGGCGCCGTCGGTGAACTGCAGGGCGGCCAGGCGGCCGTACAGGCCGCCCTTGCGCAGCAATTCCTCATGCCGCCCCACCTCGACGACGCGGCCGTGGTCCATGACCACGATCCGGTCGGCGGCCAGCACGGTCGCCAGACGATGGGCGATCACCAGCGTGGTGCGCCCTTCCATCAGCCTTTCCAGCGCGGTCTGCACTAGGCGCTCGTTCTCGGCGTCCAGGGCGGACGTGGCCTCGTCCAGCAGCAGGATACGCGGGTCGGCGAGCAGGGCGCGCGCGATGGCGATGCGCTGGCGCTGGCCACCGGACAGCCGGACCCCCTTCTCGCCGAGATAGGTGTCGAAGCCCTGGGGCAGGGCCTCGATGAAGCCCAGCGCCGCTGCCGCCTCGGCTGCCGCACGCACCTCCTCCTCGCTCGCATCCGGCCGGCCATAGCGGATATTGGCCAAGGCCGTGCCGGAGAAGATCATGGGCTCCTGCGGCACCCAGGCCAGCCGGGTGCGATGCGCCACCGGGTCGAGTTCGTAGAGCGGGATCCCGTCGATCAGGATCCGTCCGCTCGTCGGGTCATAGAAGCGCAAGAGGAGTTGCAGCACGCTGGTCTTGCCGGCCCCGGACGGCCCGACCAGCGCCACCCGTTCGCCCGGCGCCACCTCCAGGTCGAAGGCGTTCAGGACGGGCC
Proteins encoded in this region:
- a CDS encoding OmpA family protein; protein product: MTQERRLADLERNFGAWERKKLLRTSALVAVPVLVALGYWGYGRVEVESARESVVSLTQALNAEQQAKSGLEAQLAKAGVRLAELQQSVDQVGTERDEARAAIEAANASAAGKLAELAAKLDAASEQVRQLTAERDELAGQLEQATAAAAATEQRVAGLDQQIAELTAEGERAREENSRAMASVADLTQARDQAIRERDEARAAAANAAELSQRLSQTEERLAAAATEIAALQKIRSDMQARLDEADDRSFALEDAAERSAAEREQALADARAQIATLQGQSADLQARLEAGTARVQELETTAARLAEANAALEEANAEADALRAQAADLREQAAASARRLSETEASLAAAEDAQAELEQARTQAQSLEAQGRELQEQLEQANARLAELEPAAQPPAVTDSQALEEAQANAASLQERLQALQAQAADDAARIAQLERTAEQGEAASTALKEAQDRAASLQDQLSSVQARADADAARISELQEAARVAEEADAALKEARNDVVAMREQIDGLQAEAADRQARLDELERAAQEARQTEAALAEARSQAGSLQEQVASLEDQVASGRTRIGELEQAAARLTEAEAALTDVRAQATALEERATETQERLDAANRRVAELEQGAVQAAETAAALEEARAQARTLQQQNAQLQDQLQAQASQVTALEQASRESTEAKAALAGAQDEVAALQKIRADMQRQLDETTDQVMRLEAEAAEAATASGQLETELRSAQQKAQELQAGLQQAQEAGAQLDDARAELEQLRQARDQMQTRLDAADAQVASLGEAATRVASLEAELAETRTEIQALEAAQSSLQAELEQRTARIDELEKQVQAGDRRDQELRGAVRKEAAARADLEAERERLQQERDRLQARIEELSTQVEALGNEARGSQAIALVQAQLADSLTKAVPTPKELEEGIRQRTAEDNASRGIVLSSIDGTENQTLLDGGRIRLPAGVLFDSGSAELTDAGKDALTSFATRMARVIDEMPPMASWMLRVDGHTDAMPMRPGSAWRDNLQLSTARAAAVARFLIDAGLPAERIVPAGFGASRPAVQGTDAEANAQNRRIEITLSSR